The following coding sequences are from one Musa acuminata AAA Group cultivar baxijiao chromosome BXJ2-4, Cavendish_Baxijiao_AAA, whole genome shotgun sequence window:
- the LOC103982469 gene encoding aspartic proteinase nepenthesin-1-like, which produces MAYFPLLALMALSSLLRSTTPAPAGLQLGLTHVDAGSPFTFTERVRRAAQRSRHRREVLEARLANSSGDIQVPITSSKFEYKLEFAIGTPELNVTAILDTGSELVWTQCRPCDPCVRQSTPVYDPSDSSSFSRLPCTSPLYDYQVFKRFDPPTCHYAYGYGSGATQGVLAMETFTFGTKSVSNVTFGCSRQSKGNFAGTSGIVGFGRGKLSLISQLGFRKFSYCLTSFNSSSSSHLRLGSLATLNGTASKVQSTPFLDDTNLYRVSLRGISLGEALLPIPNATFEYRRDELSGTVIDSGTGQTQLPKPVYEIVKQNITSLVGLPVVDLSSTIGLDLCFSVSSWPPPPVPDMTFHFDNADMTIPPANYMYPDQNAGAFCLVMQRSESNLTIVGNYQQQNMHVVYDVAGRTLSFMPARCEDL; this is translated from the coding sequence ATGGCGTACTTCCCGTTGTTAGCTCTCATGGCACTCTCCTCCTTGCTTCGATCGACCACCCCTGCCCCTGCCGGACTTCAACTCGGTCTCACCCACGTGGACGCCGGCAGCCCTTTCACGTTCACGGAGCGCGTCCGGCGTGCCGCGCAAAGAAGCAGGCACCGGAGGGAGGTCCTCGAAGCCAGGCTGGCCAACTCCTCCGGCGACATCCAAGTCCCGATCACGTCATCGAAGTTCGAGTACAAGCTGGAATTCGCCATCGGCACACCGGAGCTCAACGTTACCGCCATACTCGACACCGGCAGCGAACTGGTATGGACGCAGTGCCGACCCTGCGACCCATGCGTGCGGCAGAGCACCCCCGTTTATGACCCCTCCGATTCATCCTCCTTCTCCCGGCTTCCTTGCACCAGTCCCTTGTACGATTACCAAGTCTTCAAGCGCTTCGATCCACCAACGTGCCACTATGCCTACGGCTATGGCTCGGGGGCCACTCAGGGCGTTCTGGCCATGGAGACGTTCACATTTGGCACGAAATCTGTGTCCAACGTTACCTTCGGCTGCAGCAGGCAAAGCAAAGGCAACTTCGCAGGAACGTCCGGCATCGTTGGGTTTGGCCGAGGAAAGCTATCGCTGATATCGCAACTCGGTTTCCGCAAATTCTCTTACTGCCTCACTTCATTCAACAGTTCAAGCAGCAGCCATCTTCGGCTTGGGTCTCTTGCGACCCTGAATGGTACCGCAAGTAAAGTTCAATCCACGCCTTTCCTGGATGACACCAATCTATACCGCGTCTCTTTACGAGGGATATCGCTGGGTGAGGCCCTCTTGCCAATTCCGAACGCCACCTTTGAGTACAGAAGAGACGAGCTTAGTGGTACGGTGATAGACTCCGGCACGGGCCAGACGCAGTTGCCCAAGCCCGTGTACGAGATCGTCAAGCAAAACATCACGTCTCTCGTTGGCCTTCCCGTGGTTGACCTGTCGTCGACCATCGGGCTTGACCTCTGCTTCTCAGTCTCGTCATGGCCGCCGCCGCCGGTGCCGGACATGACGTTCCACTTTGACAATGCCGATATGACGATACCGCCGGCGAACTACATGTACCCCGACCAAAACGCCGGCGCGTTCTGCTTAGTGATGCAGAGGTCCGAAAGCAACTTGACGATCGTCGGCAACTACCAGCAGCAGAACATGCATGTAGTCTACGATGTTGCAGGAAGAACGCTGTCCTTCATGCCAGCCCGATGTGAAGACTTGTAA